A part of Procambarus clarkii isolate CNS0578487 chromosome 21, FALCON_Pclarkii_2.0, whole genome shotgun sequence genomic DNA contains:
- the LOC123760616 gene encoding uncharacterized protein, with translation MSTSTSEILTTPSDLTMSICLVGNGDEVIPMLSLNNHLQLGVDYCSPPPPTPTVATPTTALSNTYVAEPTARSNIHLAPPTTLNTLSVPTAALPNNYSAAPIAVPPHPRTTPLISGSQVSSIHGPQAITQRGSQSSPLHGCQTSPVRVSQASPVRVLQTSHYHGSQSSVGESYSTRRFTYIEDLQDALQRADLHDVDRGILSEIMLSSSKTARPPQMNPSSSTNTRDRSQTPSLLSAPSILSTHITR, from the coding sequence ATGAGTACATCAACATCAGAGATCTTGACTACCCCAAGTGATCTTACAATGTCCATTTGTTTGGTAGGCAACGGTGATGAGGTCATCCCCATGTTGAGTCTTAACAACCACCTGCAATTGGGTGTGGATTACTgctcacctccaccacccacccctaCAGTGGCAACCCCAACCACCGCCCTCTCCAATACTTATGTGGCGGAACCAACCGCCCGCTCCAACATTCATTTGGCGCCCCCTACTACCCTCAACACACTCTCGGTGCCCACCGCTGCCCTACCCAACAATTATAGTGCTGCACCCATCGCGGTTCCACCACACCCTCGGACCACCCCCCTAATAAGCGGCTCCCAAGTATCCTCTATACATGGGCCCCAAGCTATCACACAACGTGGGTCCCAATCATCCCCTTTACATGGGTGTCAGACATCCCCAGTACGTGTGTCACAGGCATCCCCAGTACGTGTATTACAAACTTCTCATTATCATGGCAGTCAGAGCAGTGTTGGGGAGAGCTACTCAACTAGAAGGTTTACCTATATAGAAGATTTGCAAGATGCATTACAAAGGGCAGATCTCCACGACGTAGACAGAGGAATACTTTCAGAAATCATGCTATCTTCCTCTAAAACTGCACGTCCTCCACAAATGAACCCTTCTTCTTCTACAAACACCCGTGATCGATCTCAAACACCCTCTCTCCTCTCAGcaccctctatcctctcaacacaCATAACACGGTAA